From one Halothece sp. PCC 7418 genomic stretch:
- a CDS encoding type I restriction enzyme endonuclease domain-containing protein, translated as MNPAKSQEHLLEELQSAIDEVREFLRDRNASLDAILEETGFARNAAIITAKEAINEDSETRKRFRILCRHVFRKFTASTNITGINDYRKVYDAIKLLDKELETDEQVTDINQVLRELYQTVGETIEVRNTNTEDGELYDISQINFERLKEEFRKSSQPRTTVQNLKQAVENRLSQMINRNSSRIDYQRRYEEIIDHYNQEKDRLTIEQTFEELFNFIQDLNEEEQRSTREGLSEEALAIFDLLKKPNLEQSELKHIKQVASNLLQLLKEEISQLDQWYEKESTRDRINGKIYDFLYNEETGLPVESYEEEDIADKTKVIFLHAMQVYKTVPSPCYQDAA; from the coding sequence GTGAATCCTGCAAAGTCACAGGAACATCTTTTAGAGGAATTACAAAGCGCGATCGATGAAGTAAGGGAATTTTTGCGCGATCGAAATGCGTCTTTAGATGCCATTCTAGAAGAAACAGGTTTTGCCCGTAATGCTGCGATTATAACGGCAAAAGAAGCGATTAATGAAGATAGCGAAACTCGTAAACGCTTTAGAATTTTATGTCGCCACGTCTTTCGGAAGTTCACCGCAAGTACGAATATTACTGGAATTAATGACTATCGTAAAGTCTATGATGCAATTAAATTACTGGATAAGGAATTAGAAACCGACGAACAAGTTACTGACATTAATCAAGTGTTGAGGGAACTGTATCAAACCGTTGGCGAAACCATTGAAGTTAGGAACACCAACACAGAAGATGGCGAACTTTATGATATCAGTCAGATTAATTTTGAACGTCTTAAAGAAGAGTTTCGCAAAAGTTCTCAACCGCGAACTACTGTCCAAAATCTCAAACAAGCGGTTGAAAACCGACTCAGCCAGATGATTAATCGCAATAGTTCCCGCATTGATTATCAAAGACGTTATGAAGAAATCATCGATCATTATAACCAAGAAAAAGACCGTTTAACGATTGAACAAACCTTTGAAGAACTCTTTAATTTTATCCAAGACTTAAACGAAGAAGAACAGCGATCGACCCGTGAAGGCTTAAGTGAAGAAGCCCTTGCTATTTTTGATTTACTGAAAAAGCCAAATCTCGAACAATCAGAACTTAAACATATTAAACAAGTGGCGAGTAACTTGTTGCAATTATTAAAAGAAGAAATCAGCCAATTAGATCAATGGTATGAGAAAGAATCAACGCGCGATCGGATTAATGGCAAAATTTATGATTTTCTTTACAACGAAGAAACGGGTTTACCTGTAGAGAGTTATGAAGAAGAAGACATTGCAGATAAGACAAAAGTTATTTTCCTTCATGCCATGCAAGTTTATAAGACAGTTCCTTCTCCTTGTTATCAAGATGCTGCCTAA
- a CDS encoding type I restriction endonuclease subunit R: MSYSEETLVQTTTANYLHDELKWESIYAYNQEDYGENSLLGRENRKQIILTRYLERKLRELNPNHPDEAYQEAIRTLTDYSVSQSLPKINQEKHNLLRDGIQVSYRNEKGETVKPILNVFDFETPTNNHFLAVRELWIEGRLYLRRADLVCFVNGIPLIFMELKNIWRSLRAAYEENYLDYLETIPQLFYYNAIVVFGNGYDAKMGTIGSLFEYFQDWKRLQESDAGVVNMETLLKGVCNENNLLDLFENFILFDDSSQETVKIIARNHQYLGVNNAIEAVKNRQALAGKLGVFWHTQGSGKSYSMVFFVRKVRRKLGGNFSFVVCTDREDLDNQIYNTFAGCGLANNDCDPCRATSSNNLKQLLQERKACIFTLIQKFKQAVDPNEPYNERDDIIIISDEAHRSQYGNLALNQRNTLPNASFIGFTGTPLFQNDEITSRYFGDYVSTYDFQRAVEDNATVPLYYDARGDKLEIATNDVNERIAEKLEALEVEGDVERRIQQALKSSYGVITAEPRLDAIAQDFVRHYANGWEMGKAMFVCIDKITCVRMYEKITHYWQEEINRLQQQLNSITDQQEAVYKQRQIEWMEETIASVVVSQDQGEVQKFREWGLEEELNFHRNRINNGFELTDGKLISLETAFKDANHPFRIAIVCAMWLTGFDVPCLSTLYLDKPLKAHTLMQAIARANRVYEGKITV; encoded by the coding sequence ATGAGTTATAGCGAAGAAACCCTCGTTCAAACCACCACCGCCAACTATTTACATGATGAACTCAAATGGGAATCGATCTACGCTTATAATCAAGAAGACTATGGCGAGAATAGCCTTCTCGGACGGGAAAATCGCAAACAAATTATCCTCACTCGCTACTTAGAAAGAAAACTGCGAGAATTGAATCCCAATCATCCCGACGAAGCCTATCAAGAAGCAATTCGCACTTTAACCGATTATAGCGTTAGCCAAAGTTTACCTAAGATTAACCAAGAAAAACACAACCTCCTCAGAGATGGAATACAAGTTAGTTATCGCAACGAAAAAGGGGAAACCGTTAAACCAATTCTGAATGTTTTTGATTTCGAGACTCCCACAAATAATCATTTTTTAGCAGTGCGGGAACTTTGGATCGAGGGTAGATTATACCTGAGAAGAGCCGATCTCGTTTGTTTTGTAAATGGGATTCCGCTAATTTTTATGGAATTAAAAAACATTTGGCGTTCCCTTCGCGCTGCTTACGAGGAAAATTATCTAGATTATCTGGAAACTATCCCTCAATTATTTTATTACAATGCCATTGTTGTTTTCGGAAATGGCTATGATGCAAAGATGGGAACAATTGGTTCTCTCTTTGAATACTTCCAAGACTGGAAACGCTTACAAGAAAGCGATGCTGGTGTCGTGAATATGGAAACGTTACTCAAAGGAGTCTGCAATGAAAATAATCTTCTTGATCTGTTTGAAAACTTTATTCTCTTTGATGATTCTTCCCAAGAGACGGTTAAAATTATCGCTCGCAATCATCAGTATTTGGGAGTCAATAACGCGATCGAAGCTGTAAAAAACCGTCAAGCACTCGCAGGCAAACTAGGAGTATTTTGGCATACTCAAGGCTCTGGAAAAAGTTATTCGATGGTCTTTTTTGTGCGGAAAGTTCGGCGCAAGTTAGGCGGAAACTTTAGCTTTGTGGTCTGTACTGACCGTGAAGACCTCGACAATCAAATTTATAATACCTTTGCAGGCTGTGGATTGGCAAACAACGATTGCGATCCTTGTCGCGCTACCAGTTCCAATAACTTAAAACAATTACTGCAAGAACGCAAAGCCTGTATTTTCACTCTGATCCAAAAGTTTAAGCAAGCGGTTGATCCCAATGAACCCTACAATGAACGAGATGACATCATTATTATCAGTGATGAAGCACACCGAAGCCAATATGGAAACCTTGCATTAAATCAACGTAACACTTTACCCAACGCCAGCTTTATCGGGTTTACAGGAACGCCTCTTTTCCAAAATGATGAAATCACCAGCCGTTATTTTGGGGATTATGTCTCCACTTACGACTTCCAACGGGCGGTGGAAGATAACGCCACTGTTCCCCTTTATTACGACGCACGAGGGGATAAACTGGAAATTGCGACTAATGATGTTAATGAACGCATCGCAGAAAAACTCGAAGCATTAGAAGTTGAGGGAGATGTGGAGAGACGCATTCAGCAAGCGTTAAAGAGTTCTTATGGTGTGATTACAGCAGAACCGAGACTGGACGCGATCGCGCAGGATTTTGTGAGACATTACGCCAACGGTTGGGAAATGGGAAAAGCGATGTTTGTCTGCATCGACAAAATAACTTGTGTGCGGATGTATGAGAAAATAACCCATTATTGGCAAGAGGAAATTAACCGACTCCAACAACAATTAAACAGCATCACCGACCAACAAGAAGCAGTTTACAAACAACGTCAAATCGAATGGATGGAAGAAACCATCGCCTCTGTTGTCGTCAGTCAAGATCAGGGAGAAGTGCAAAAGTTTCGGGAGTGGGGATTAGAAGAAGAACTCAACTTTCATCGTAACCGCATTAATAACGGATTTGAACTCACAGACGGAAAACTAATTAGTCTCGAAACGGCGTTTAAGGATGCTAATCATCCCTTTCGGATCGCGATCGTTTGTGCAATGTGGTTAACTGGTTTTGATGTTCCCTGCCTTTCTACACTCTATCTCGATAAACCGCTAAAAGCCCATACTTTAATGCAAGCGATCGCACGGGCGAATCGGGTTTATGAAGGAAAAATAACGGTTTAA
- a CDS encoding restriction endonuclease subunit S, which translates to MKQSEKRLDELGIVGRGRSRHRPRDAEHLYGGKYPFIQTGDVKHSNLYITQYSQTYSEAGLAQSKLWKAGTLCITIAANIAETGILGIDACFPDSIIGFTPDPEKANVKFIKYLFDALLKKRYKLFTQGAAQDNLSQSKLLSIKFPVPDIKTQNKIADILSKYDDLIENNRRRIELLEESARLLYREWFVHLRFPGHEHSPIIDGIPEGWEKVSVPEIIEINPKETIEKEKEVWYIPMSALSETGMTLNMSEFERRNRHTTTKFRNSDVLFARITPCLENGKTAFVNCLAEDEIACGSTEFMILRGKKVSPYFTYCLSRDRDFRENAIKSMIGSSGRQRVQKSCFNEFYLGLPSQVLMSQFNEFASACFTQIQNLIEQNQKLSQARDLLLPRLMNGEITV; encoded by the coding sequence ATGAAGCAGTCTGAAAAGAGATTAGATGAACTTGGAATTGTTGGTCGTGGTAGATCAAGACATAGACCTCGTGATGCTGAACATCTTTATGGTGGAAAATATCCCTTTATTCAAACAGGAGATGTAAAGCATTCAAATCTCTATATTACTCAGTATTCTCAAACATATAGTGAAGCTGGACTGGCACAAAGTAAACTATGGAAAGCTGGAACTCTTTGTATTACGATCGCTGCTAATATTGCTGAAACTGGAATTTTAGGAATAGATGCTTGTTTCCCTGATAGTATTATAGGTTTTACTCCTGATCCTGAAAAAGCAAACGTTAAGTTCATAAAATATCTTTTTGATGCGTTACTAAAGAAAAGATATAAGTTATTTACACAAGGAGCAGCGCAAGATAATTTAAGTCAGTCAAAATTACTCTCTATCAAATTTCCAGTTCCAGATATTAAAACTCAGAATAAAATCGCAGATATTCTATCAAAATATGATGATTTAATCGAAAATAATCGCCGTCGCATTGAGTTATTAGAGGAGTCGGCGCGTCTGCTGTATCGGGAATGGTTTGTTCATCTGCGCTTCCCTGGTCACGAACACTCTCCCATTATTGATGGTATTCCTGAAGGTTGGGAAAAAGTTAGTGTGCCAGAAATAATCGAAATTAACCCAAAAGAAACTATAGAAAAAGAAAAAGAAGTTTGGTATATCCCAATGAGTGCTTTATCAGAAACTGGTATGACATTAAATATGTCTGAGTTTGAAAGAAGAAATAGGCACACTACTACTAAATTTAGAAATAGCGATGTTTTATTTGCTCGTATCACTCCCTGTTTAGAAAATGGAAAAACTGCTTTTGTTAATTGTTTAGCAGAAGATGAAATCGCCTGTGGTTCTACTGAATTTATGATCCTAAGAGGAAAAAAAGTAAGTCCTTACTTTACCTATTGTTTATCACGCGATCGCGATTTTAGAGAAAATGCGATTAAAAGTATGATTGGTTCTTCTGGAAGACAAAGAGTACAAAAAAGCTGTTTTAATGAGTTTTACCTTGGATTGCCTTCTCAAGTTTTGATGTCACAGTTTAATGAATTTGCTTCTGCTTGCTTTACACAAATTCAAAATCTTATAGAACAAAATCAAAAACTATCTCAAGCCCGTGATCTTCTTTTACCACGTCTAATGAATGGAGAAATAACCGTATGA
- a CDS encoding endonuclease domain-containing protein — protein MSNIKQGKYFLPYNENLTEKAKAMRKNPTPAERKLWQFLRTFPLKMWRQKPIDNFIVDFYCPKLKLVIEVDGEGHFTRDGMAYDAERTKVLEGYGLRVVRFTNDQVLREFEAVCEEIMGFIPPSPPSEGGNKNDREVLGI, from the coding sequence ATGTCCAACATCAAACAAGGTAAATACTTTCTACCTTACAACGAAAACCTAACCGAAAAAGCCAAAGCAATGCGGAAAAATCCCACCCCCGCCGAACGAAAACTCTGGCAATTTTTAAGAACATTTCCTCTAAAAATGTGGCGACAAAAACCCATTGATAATTTTATTGTTGATTTTTATTGTCCGAAATTAAAATTAGTGATCGAGGTTGATGGTGAGGGTCATTTTACACGAGATGGGATGGCTTATGATGCTGAAAGAACGAAGGTTTTAGAGGGGTATGGTTTGCGGGTGGTTCGCTTTACGAATGATCAGGTGTTGCGTGAGTTTGAGGCGGTTTGTGAGGAGATTATGGGGTTTATCCCCCCTAGCCCCCCTTCGGAAGGGGGGAATAAGAATGATCGGGAGGTGTTGGGAATATGA
- a CDS encoding N-6 DNA methylase has protein sequence MTQFEYISGIEKDLWSAADTLRSNSNYASNEYFLPVMGLIFLRHAYSRFLQVKKEIEKDLPKRSGKTRALKKEDFSQKGAIFLKPEAQFDYLVSLPDGNERANAIFQAMESIEKDYETLSGILPKSEYQNIEDDVLGQLLRLLDPKELKQLESESSKQVSGDVFGRIYEYFLMKFADMQAHDGGEFFTPLSLVSLIVNVIEPDEGTVFDPACGSGGMFVQSAKLVEESNKSLGKITFRGLEKNQTTIRLAKMNLAVHGLEGNIQQAITYYDDPLNLTGKADYVMANPPFNVDEVDAEKVENDSRLKFGLPGVNKNKKVSNGNYLWISYFYSYLNKQGRAGFVMSSQASSAGGDEAKVREALIKTGAVELIIAIRGGFFYSRSVPCELWFLNRAKPEAMQDKVLMIDARQVYRQVTRRIYDFSPEQLKNLVSIVRLYRGESDRFLGLVQGYFKQMLQEGKTCADVFLNFQEAISHFQAQIPPFQTGALVRRARGDNNLGEIWTEFCNGYETLKSDCDEFTDKFLSHLTPPEAEATALNNFIEQVQALAETSRDLVKQVDLVYKLAGRVVEHGEENLKAKESEVWDTKKVKSSLKNVDASRQEFVKQLKQVRYFFQQGQWLMVRFPEGTLQDVDGLVKLVDLEELKANDWSLTPGRYVGVAPEEEEEDFDFEEALRSIHVELKDLNEEAVNLAKEIEKNFEELGI, from the coding sequence ATGACGCAATTTGAATACATCAGTGGAATTGAAAAAGACCTCTGGTCAGCAGCCGATACACTGCGATCAAACTCTAACTATGCGAGTAACGAATATTTTTTGCCTGTGATGGGGCTAATTTTCCTGCGTCATGCTTACAGTCGCTTTTTACAGGTGAAGAAGGAGATTGAGAAGGATTTACCGAAACGAAGCGGAAAAACAAGGGCGTTAAAAAAGGAAGATTTTTCCCAGAAAGGGGCGATATTCCTCAAGCCAGAGGCGCAGTTTGATTATTTGGTGTCCTTACCTGATGGGAATGAACGGGCAAATGCTATTTTTCAGGCGATGGAGTCCATTGAAAAGGATTATGAGACGTTAAGCGGAATTTTGCCCAAGTCTGAATACCAAAATATTGAAGATGATGTTCTAGGACAGCTTTTGCGGTTACTAGACCCAAAGGAGTTAAAACAGTTAGAGTCCGAAAGTTCTAAGCAAGTTTCAGGGGACGTTTTCGGACGGATTTATGAGTATTTTTTGATGAAGTTTGCTGATATGCAAGCCCATGATGGCGGTGAGTTCTTTACGCCATTGTCTTTAGTTTCTCTTATTGTGAATGTGATTGAACCTGATGAGGGAACTGTTTTTGATCCTGCTTGTGGGTCGGGAGGGATGTTTGTTCAAAGTGCGAAGTTGGTTGAAGAGTCGAATAAAAGTCTTGGCAAGATCACGTTTCGAGGATTGGAAAAGAACCAGACGACCATTCGCTTGGCAAAGATGAATTTGGCGGTTCATGGATTAGAAGGAAATATTCAACAGGCAATTACTTATTATGATGATCCGTTAAATTTGACGGGAAAAGCTGATTATGTCATGGCTAATCCGCCGTTTAATGTTGACGAAGTAGATGCGGAAAAGGTAGAAAATGATTCCCGTTTAAAGTTTGGTCTTCCTGGAGTCAATAAGAATAAAAAGGTTTCTAATGGAAACTATCTCTGGATTAGTTATTTTTATAGTTATTTGAACAAACAAGGACGGGCTGGCTTTGTCATGTCGTCTCAGGCTTCCAGTGCGGGGGGTGATGAAGCAAAGGTTAGAGAAGCCCTAATTAAAACGGGGGCTGTGGAGTTAATTATTGCAATTCGGGGTGGCTTTTTCTATTCGCGATCGGTTCCCTGTGAGTTATGGTTTTTGAATCGCGCTAAACCTGAAGCAATGCAGGATAAAGTCTTGATGATTGATGCGCGTCAAGTTTACCGCCAAGTCACACGGAGAATTTACGATTTTTCCCCTGAACAGTTAAAGAATCTTGTGTCGATTGTTCGGCTTTATCGGGGAGAATCCGATCGCTTTCTGGGTTTAGTTCAAGGCTATTTTAAGCAGATGTTGCAGGAAGGAAAAACCTGTGCTGATGTTTTCCTGAATTTCCAAGAAGCAATTTCTCACTTTCAAGCACAAATCCCCCCCTTTCAAACCGGAGCTTTAGTGAGGAGGGCTAGGGGGGATAACAATTTAGGAGAGATATGGACAGAATTTTGCAATGGATACGAAACGCTTAAAAGTGATTGTGATGAGTTCACGGATAAATTCTTAAGTCATTTAACACCGCCCGAAGCAGAGGCGACTGCCTTAAATAATTTTATTGAACAAGTGCAAGCCTTAGCGGAAACCAGCCGTGATTTAGTTAAACAAGTAGATTTAGTTTATAAATTAGCAGGTCGTGTGGTTGAACATGGCGAGGAAAACTTAAAGGCGAAGGAAAGCGAAGTTTGGGACACAAAAAAGGTTAAAAGTTCTCTGAAAAATGTTGATGCTTCCCGTCAAGAATTTGTAAAACAATTAAAGCAAGTTCGCTATTTCTTCCAACAGGGACAATGGTTGATGGTGCGGTTTCCAGAAGGAACATTACAAGATGTGGATGGGTTAGTAAAACTGGTTGATTTGGAGGAGTTAAAAGCGAATGATTGGAGTTTAACCCCTGGGCGTTATGTAGGAGTTGCGCCAGAGGAGGAAGAAGAAGATTTTGATTTTGAAGAGGCGTTAAGAAGCATTCATGTTGAGTTAAAAGATTTGAATGAGGAGGCGGTTAATTTAGCAAAAGAAATTGAAAAGAATTTTGAGGAGTTGGGGATATAA
- a CDS encoding DEAD/DEAH box helicase family protein, with translation MRKDFFTSKEVAQITGCTLRQLQYWREKEVVVPTISATGTGRSIYYSHSELIELGIMEYCLAMGFTFDVASWILEQLREAQWDYLNPETTEKLMLHWKRDFTDFKIELFDTDRAIALLNENRLVTPFSFHQIHQQIKTTVNQTRNQGVKTLGEIIEEKLELAGWKIAPHDFIKGDSLVKDKSSKKPQLIDYILLYESQVPIAVIEAKRKYRNPDKGLSEAIKKANQVGVKFAYSSNGKFVVEYDLTTSLQSEAMKNFPTPKELWHRLTVGSETPQLREKSLHNYQQAAIRTALINILQQEKRLLLNLATESGTTQVALRICWYLFQINWNLKEEKRPPKILFLANRQIYLAHLISQAINFFPRDKMAQIQGEVIKGQELYFTTTDDLKCDPWLPNLYQAYNRDYFDFILVDECEEQDMRVWREIAEYFASASQIGLAIAASADNLVAVQDYFGDPIYQYSREQGMAEGVIAPYQIHLVQARSDLENWQAMQNNPFPSPVPPEAYQSHEWQQKLVSESRTTAIAQHISEFLQAQDNPGKTLVICANEEHGKKMVEKLQLFNRQQLASRRDYIVPLMDCNEEKLTQFQNLEPITPIIGIISAEMETGIDLNCQTLFIASAVSSPKNMFQRVGRASRVVEQSKTL, from the coding sequence ATGAGAAAAGATTTTTTTACAAGTAAAGAAGTAGCTCAAATTACAGGGTGCACTCTTCGCCAATTACAGTATTGGCGAGAGAAAGAGGTTGTGGTTCCGACAATTAGTGCTACAGGAACAGGACGTAGTATTTACTACTCCCATTCGGAGTTAATCGAACTGGGCATAATGGAGTATTGCCTAGCAATGGGGTTTACGTTTGATGTTGCAAGTTGGATCTTGGAACAATTGCGAGAAGCACAATGGGATTATCTAAATCCTGAGACAACAGAAAAATTGATGCTTCATTGGAAACGGGATTTCACGGATTTTAAGATCGAGTTATTTGATACTGATCGCGCGATCGCGCTTCTAAACGAAAATAGGCTTGTCACTCCCTTTTCCTTTCATCAAATTCATCAGCAGATCAAAACGACAGTGAATCAGACAAGAAATCAAGGAGTAAAAACGTTAGGGGAAATTATTGAGGAAAAACTGGAACTTGCAGGATGGAAAATCGCTCCTCATGATTTCATCAAGGGGGATTCCCTCGTTAAAGACAAGTCATCAAAAAAACCTCAATTGATTGACTATATTCTGCTCTATGAAAGTCAAGTCCCAATTGCTGTTATTGAGGCTAAACGAAAATATCGTAATCCTGATAAAGGACTTTCAGAAGCCATAAAAAAGGCAAATCAGGTAGGAGTCAAGTTCGCTTATTCGAGCAATGGGAAATTCGTTGTGGAATATGATTTAACCACGAGTCTGCAATCAGAAGCGATGAAAAATTTTCCCACACCGAAAGAACTTTGGCATCGTTTAACCGTGGGCAGTGAAACACCGCAACTGAGAGAGAAATCTCTTCATAATTACCAACAAGCTGCCATTCGGACTGCTTTAATCAATATTTTGCAGCAAGAAAAACGACTTTTATTGAATTTAGCAACAGAGAGTGGGACAACTCAGGTCGCTTTACGAATTTGCTGGTACCTTTTCCAGATTAATTGGAACCTTAAAGAGGAAAAACGTCCACCCAAAATTTTATTTCTCGCCAATCGTCAAATTTACTTGGCTCATTTAATTAGTCAGGCGATAAACTTCTTTCCAAGAGATAAGATGGCTCAGATTCAAGGTGAAGTGATTAAAGGACAAGAACTTTACTTTACTACAACTGATGATTTGAAGTGTGATCCTTGGCTTCCAAACTTATACCAAGCCTATAATCGTGATTATTTTGACTTCATTCTTGTTGATGAATGCGAAGAGCAAGACATGAGGGTATGGCGTGAAATTGCCGAGTATTTTGCTTCTGCCTCTCAGATTGGATTGGCGATTGCCGCTTCTGCTGATAATCTTGTAGCGGTTCAAGATTACTTTGGTGATCCAATTTATCAGTATTCTCGCGAACAGGGAATGGCAGAGGGAGTTATTGCCCCCTATCAAATTCATCTGGTTCAGGCACGCTCTGATCTGGAAAATTGGCAAGCTATGCAGAATAATCCTTTCCCCTCTCCAGTTCCTCCAGAAGCGTATCAAAGTCACGAGTGGCAACAAAAGCTCGTTAGTGAATCGCGAACCACAGCGATCGCGCAACATATTAGTGAATTTCTCCAAGCCCAAGATAATCCCGGAAAAACCCTTGTCATTTGTGCTAATGAAGAGCACGGTAAAAAAATGGTTGAAAAATTGCAACTTTTCAATCGTCAGCAATTAGCGAGTCGTCGCGATTATATTGTTCCACTGATGGACTGTAATGAAGAGAAATTAACTCAATTTCAAAATCTAGAACCGATAACTCCTATCATTGGTATTATCTCAGCAGAAATGGAGACTGGTATTGATTTGAATTGTCAAACTCTGTTTATTGCTTCTGCGGTGTCTTCTCCAAAAAATATGTTTCAAAGAGTCGGGCGAGCCAGTCGAGTTGTCGAACAATCTAAAACTTTATAG
- the cas12k gene encoding type V CRISPR-associated protein Cas12k (Type V-K CRISPR systems have also been known as with the large Cas12k protein, has also been known as type V-U5, and Cas12k as C2c5.), with protein sequence MSQITIQCRLVASAETRQHVWELMAEQNTPLVNELLKQVAEHPEFETWQQKGKLPAGIVSKLCKPLKEDSRFSGQPGRFYTSATKLVEYIYQSWLALQKRLQWRLNGQKRWLEILKSDQELCQQADCSLETLCHKASEILASFQSSTTKSKKKSKKQKNSSRKSLFDAYDSAEDSLTRSAIAYLLKNNCKIPEQQEDPEKFTQRRRKAEIKVERLTRQIDSSLPKGRDLTGERWLETLITAANKVPQNIEEFKSWQNILLTKPKSVPFPISYETNEDLTWSKNEKGRLCVRFSGLSDHTLQIYCDQRQLKWFQRFYEDQETKRASKNQHSSSLFTLRSARILWQEGTAKGQAWHRNYLSLYCTVDTRLWTAEGTEQVRQEKTDEITKILTNMEEKGDLSQTQEAFIKRKQTTLDRLNNSYPRPSKPLYQGQSHLLLGIAFGLEKPATIAIVDGTTGKAITYRSIKQLLGENYKLLNRHRKQKQVQSHQRHKNQKKFAPNQLRNSELGEYIDHLIAKAIVNIAQKYKVGSIVLPKLDNIREVIQSEVQMRAEQKIPGVVEKQKEYAKQHRIQVHQWSYNRLIESIKAKANQKEIVIEQAKQPNRIQVHQWSYNRLIESIKAKANQKEIVIEQAKQPIRDSSQEEAKELATIAYKSR encoded by the coding sequence ATGAGTCAAATAACGATTCAATGCCGTCTTGTTGCCAGCGCAGAAACTCGCCAGCACGTATGGGAATTGATGGCGGAACAAAACACACCGTTAGTTAACGAACTGCTCAAACAAGTAGCGGAACATCCTGAATTTGAAACTTGGCAACAGAAAGGAAAACTCCCTGCGGGAATCGTTAGCAAACTCTGTAAGCCATTGAAAGAGGACTCTCGCTTCAGTGGTCAACCTGGACGATTTTATACGAGCGCGACTAAGTTGGTGGAATATATTTATCAATCTTGGCTGGCTCTACAAAAACGCTTGCAATGGAGGCTCAACGGTCAAAAACGCTGGTTAGAGATTCTTAAAAGTGATCAAGAACTCTGTCAACAAGCAGACTGCTCGTTAGAAACACTTTGCCATAAAGCCAGCGAAATCCTTGCCTCTTTTCAGTCTTCTACAACTAAGAGCAAAAAGAAATCGAAAAAGCAAAAAAATAGTTCTCGGAAAAGTCTGTTTGATGCTTATGATAGTGCTGAAGATAGTTTAACTCGGAGCGCGATCGCGTACCTCCTTAAAAACAATTGTAAAATTCCCGAACAGCAAGAAGACCCTGAAAAATTCACTCAACGACGACGTAAAGCAGAAATCAAAGTTGAACGATTAACTCGGCAAATTGATAGCAGTTTACCCAAAGGACGAGACTTGACTGGAGAACGGTGGTTAGAAACCTTAATCACCGCAGCTAATAAAGTTCCTCAAAATATAGAGGAGTTCAAATCTTGGCAAAATATCTTACTCACTAAACCCAAATCTGTTCCCTTTCCCATTAGTTACGAAACCAATGAGGATTTAACTTGGAGTAAAAACGAAAAAGGTCGTCTTTGTGTTCGCTTTAGTGGCTTAAGTGACCATACTCTCCAAATTTATTGTGACCAAAGACAACTCAAGTGGTTTCAAAGATTTTACGAAGATCAGGAGACAAAACGAGCCAGCAAAAACCAGCATTCTAGTAGTTTATTTACTCTTCGTTCTGCACGTATTTTATGGCAAGAAGGCACAGCTAAAGGTCAGGCTTGGCATAGGAATTATCTTAGTCTTTACTGTACCGTTGATACTCGCTTATGGACAGCAGAAGGAACCGAACAAGTCAGACAGGAAAAAACTGATGAAATTACTAAAATTCTCACGAATATGGAGGAGAAAGGCGATTTAAGTCAAACCCAAGAAGCCTTTATTAAGCGTAAACAAACAACGCTTGATAGATTGAATAATTCTTATCCTCGTCCTAGTAAACCTCTTTATCAAGGTCAATCTCATCTTCTTCTTGGGATTGCATTTGGATTAGAGAAACCTGCTACGATCGCGATTGTGGATGGTACCACAGGAAAAGCAATCACTTATCGCAGTATCAAACAACTCCTTGGGGAAAACTATAAACTGCTCAACCGTCATCGAAAACAGAAACAAGTTCAATCCCATCAACGGCATAAAAACCAGAAAAAGTTTGCCCCTAATCAGTTAAGAAATTCTGAGCTAGGAGAATATATTGATCATTTAATTGCAAAAGCAATTGTTAACATTGCTCAAAAGTATAAAGTGGGAAGTATTGTTCTGCCTAAACTTGACAATATCCGTGAAGTTATTCAAAGCGAAGTTCAAATGCGAGCAGAACAAAAAATTCCTGGTGTTGTAGAGAAACAAAAGGAATATGCTAAACAGCATAGAATCCAAGTTCATCAATGGAGTTATAACCGACTAATTGAAAGTATCAAAGCTAAAGCTAATCAAAAAGAAATCGTCATCGAACAAGCCAAGCAACCAAATAGAATCCAAGTTCATCAATGGAGTTATAACCGACTAATTGAAAGTATCAAAGCTAAAGCTAATCAAAAAGAAATCGTCATCGAACAAGCCAAGCAACCAATTCGTGATAGCTCTCAAGAAGAGGCAAAAGAATTAGCTACAATAGCTTATAAGTCTCGTTAA